A segment of the Kazachstania africana CBS 2517 chromosome 2, complete genome genome:
AATGCAATTGACTATGCTTGGAAAACGACTGgtttattttctctttcgaGCAATTAGAGCGCTCAAAACATCCGTCTTAGGGGTTTTGGTGGTTGCGCTTGTAGATGATCGTGACCGTGGCTTGCGACCTGTGCTAGAGTTacctcttcctcttctaGTAGCCGACTTTCTTGTAGACGTACTTCCTGCAACATTACGATTGGCTGATATGTAATCTTCCTTATCGTCATCACCACTTATTGTGATTATATCGTCCTCATCGTTGGCATTGAAGTTATTGAAGGCATCGTTGTTAAGGTCATCCAAATCCTCTTCGGATGATACTACTATCGATTCTGACATTGGACGTCTCTTCTCCTTTCGAGTGCTTTgagatatattttttctagCTTTGTGAATGGTTCTAGTTGGTTCAGTATTGTTCCCTTTGTTGAAAGATGGGATGACTTCCTCATCTGACAGCTCAGGTTCGCTGACTACTTTATTGTCATCATGTGGCTGAGTCTTTGCGGTATTATCATACACATGCTGTGCAGATAAATCATCAGTTTCAAGGGATGTCTGATAAGAATTTGCCTTCTTAACTTCCCTAATCAAGGATTTTATATCTTCAGGATTCTCtgattgaagaaaatctttATTGGAGGCCAAAATATCAACTTCTTCACCTATTTCATGGTCGATGAACTCTTTTAATGCAGCCTTTTCATCCTTATTTACAAACTTCTTTATCGCCTCGTGCATGCCAACTTCTGGAAGTAAAGAAAGTTGCATTTTTGTTAACATGTTATTAACAAGATCTTGAATCTCCAGTTCATCATTTCCATTTTGTAAAACATGTCTTAAATCAGCATCATCTGAACTGGACTTCTTACCTCCAGTCCGTTTTgtaatctttttctttttgaaaaactgtACAACGTTATTGCTATTAGCAACTTGTCCAACAAATCTGTTACTAAACCTACGAGGATTTTCAACTTGATAATCCACTATAGAATGGCCATTTTCTGGAGCACTATAGTCGACTCGTAATCTGATTAATGGTAATGGCAATTCTGTCAGGCCATCAGTTTCCATACTAGTATTAGGAAGTCCCAGTTTTGCAATTTTCGTTTTGATTTCCTCATTAGCTTcatttatcatttcttcCACTTGTTGTACTAAGAATTTTGAGATTGACTCCTTGTCATGAGGTCTTAAATATTCTGTCTCTTGCAAAGATATCGTCTTCATCTTGAACGTTCTTACTGTATTTAATGGTATTGGAATTAACTTTGGTTGTACACCATATCGTATCTCTAAGATAAATACACTCTTTTCTTGAGCTTCTGCTTGACTTAGAGATGTTGCTACGGATGAACCAGGCTGTAAAACGtcaaatttcttatttgGATTATGAGCCAAGAAAGGTATGCATTCATGTTCGTGGCCCCAAACTACCAGATCCAAAAAATCTGGCAAGAATTGTTCTGGTAAAAAGGCGGTATTTGTATGGCCTGTGTGATTCTGATGAACACACATTAAATTGAACCATTCATCTTCTCTCATTGTGGGGACATCGAACGAGATACCACCTTCCTTAAATGTTCTAAACAATCGTTCATCTCTCACAGATGCTAAACCATATAGTGCCAACTTAGTATTACCCTTTTGAAATAACAGTGGTTTTATATTAATCTTATCAGATTCCAGTACTTTTCCAAAATGATTGACAAGTCCACAAACATGTAGTAAGTCCATGGGATATAATAAAGAATCACCACTTGCGTCATCATGGTTACCGGAAATGGCAAACACTGGTATGGAGATGTTAAAATTAGGATCTTCATAATTAACGCTGCTGAATTCATTATAATGTAACACTTGTGATGGATCACTCAATAATTCCAGCTCACAAGGCTTATCACCCATACAAGCCAAACGTAACGACTTCATTACTTGATACAATGACTTTTTACTTGGCTTATTAACATGGAATAGATCACCAGCTTGTAGCACCATATCAACATTACTATCCTTCGCTATCATCATAATTTCATGGAAAGTCTTCCACGAATCATCACCCGTAATAGGGTCATTTTCGTTATACCCAACATGGTTATCAGTAGTAATGAGAATACGTATAGTGTCCTCATCTGGCAGTTCCATCTGATGCAAGTGACAATGCAGTGGTGTGGATTCCTCTATTAATTAGCCTATACTTTTGGgtaatttgttgaaaaagcTTTAACTTTTGCAATGATAATCGGCAGTTCAAATGTTCCAACTACTATACTGCTCACTGTGTCATATACAGCGACTATGCTACGATTGCCCTCCCACGTATTACTAGTCTTTAACTCATAGAAAAGTAAAAAACGTGTTACACCATTACATTCATCACGCTTGGACTTCTAGTCGACGAAGATCTAAAATTGAACTATGATGACATTCGCAATATGGTATCCCTCATTAAGGGCGTTTCAGGAGGCATTGATTAGATATATATGGAGCCATGTTGCTGTGACTGCCGCAGAGTAGAGTCAATCTAGCTAAAGCGCAAGAGAACTTGATATTActaaagatgaagaggTTCATTAATGTTCCAGGTGAACTTGAAGAGCAAACGGAGATACACCACTACGATTTCAATGACATGAGAGACATTGTTAAAGAGCATAATCCAGACAGAGTGTTGGTGGATGTGCGTGAAACCTCGGAATTTGAAGAGGTTCGAATTCCAGGATCAATAAACGTTCCATATTGGACGCATCCAGAGGCTTTCACATTGGATGCTGACACCTTTCAGAAAGAATTCCATATTCAAAAGCCAGAATTTGATAAGGAGTTGATATTCTTTTGTGGGTCTGGCAAGAGAAGTGCCTATGCTCAACAAGTCGCCAAAGAAAATGGCTATCAGCATACCTCACTATATCCTGGTTCCATGAAAGATTGGATATCTCACGGTGGCGCTGAAGACTAGATCTTACTTAACGTATATACATGTTCATATAGCTGGCTTTATAAAAGTGTCCGTAGTTTACGAATCACAGGTTTGCaatataatttgaatttcgCAAACTTTGAAGAGAATTAGAGACTACCAAAGAAGAGGATCTTGAAGCAACGACGACAATCATTTTCTCTCAGGATGTTTAGGATAATTGCATTGAATACTGTTAAAGAAGGTGCATTTCGACCATTGTTGCAACCATTGAGAGGGTTTTCTTTCACGTCGATTGCTCTTGCGGCAAAGAtctataaatttgaagatgttaAGAAACTGGTACAGAATCCTACAGCTACAAGGAAATTGATTGATGttagagaagaaaatgaatttaatgaattcaGCATCCCAACTTCCATAAATATACCCATTAAGAAGACACCCGGCGCTCTGGGTCTTTCCACCACGGAGTTCGAGGACCTATTCAAGTTTGCAAAACCAAATCAACAGAATGATGAAttgatcttcttttgcTCTAATGGTAAGAGGGCTGAAGCTGCAGAGGAATTGGCAAGATCATATGGATATAAGAATACTGCTGTATATCCAGGTTCTGTAACAGAATGGGTATATAAGAACGGTAAAAGCACCTAACCGTATCATGAGAAGtctatttgaaatcttATAGTCACATGTATATAGCACTTATTTTCATGAATATTTTAAGTTAAAGTATGTACAGGAGAAAATGTATGTTCGTATGATTTATTGTCTTTCGATTAATTCTCTCAATCTCAATTTATTGGAGTGGGATTCAAAGGCATTTGCTAACTCTTGAaatgacaaatttgatggattgacttcaatttctttcttgtcTTTGAAAATCACCCTTATTAATGGTTCCTTGTCTGTACcttcattcaatatttcaCTTTGGATCTTAGTGCCTGTCAGTCTTTGTGATGGAGGAATTGAGGCTAAAAAAAGCCTTGATGTCTTGGCTGGTTCGACACGCTCACAGAGTATCGTGTAATGTTAGTACCTTACTCATGTCTCGCCTTCCATTGGGTTAAATCGACACTACATACCTTCTTTACCGAAGGGATTGAATCTCACTAGAactttattaaaatattttgttatcattttgttttatCCCATTAAACAATTGATATCTAGCTATCCTCACTACAGAGCAGTTGAGCAACAATATAATGGCCTTGAGTATTGTCAACCTGTCAGGTTTCCTCGAATTGTTTTTTCGGATGGGTTTGATTAGTTTCCTGATATTCGCTTTTCGTTGTAGACGTTAAGATCACTGTAAAAACTGGACATACATAATACTATAAAAAGATACGTTACGTAGTAATAGTTTCAAGCTACCAGCTTGCTTCAAGAACGATGCACGTGGAAAGCAGAGCCTTGACAAGTAGGAAAGATCAATGTATCGGCAATAACTGTATTAGGCTTTCTGGATGTGGAAAACACAATTAATTCAGCAACATCTTCAGCTTCCAATGCAGTGATACCCTCATAAACAGAATTGGCACGTTTCTCGTCACCTTTATATCTTACAAGTGAGAATTCAGTTTCTACCAATCCTGGTGCTATTAATATGACCCTGATACCAGTATCCagtaattcttttcttaaacTTTCCGTGAATGCACGAACAGCAAACTTTGAAGCACAATATATAGACCCAGTTGGATAAGCATCCCTACCAGCAACTGAACCTATATTCACGATGTCACCTgagtttttttctttcaatattggtAGAACAGCTTGCGTAACGTTGATTAAGCCGATGACATTCGTGTCCATCATACCTTTAATATCTTCAATGGCAATGTCACCAACTTTTTCTGAACCTAAGGCTTTACCTGCATTATTCACTAGAATATCTATGCTCTTGAACTCCGTTGGTAAGCATTGAAGTAAagatttaatttcttcagtGTTACTAACATCCAACTTAGCAACATGAATCTTCACGTTTGGATactctttcttcatttcttcCTTAATAGCAGCTAGTTTCTCTAATCTTCTAGCCGTCAGAATCAACTTAGCCTGACCATTTGAGGCAAAGAGATATTCCCATGCAGTAGCTTCCCCAATACCGGCAGAAGCACCCGTTATAAGAACGACTTTTCCTGCTAATCTGTCAGCTGCTCTTCTTCCTTGTGACATTGCAATGCACTAGAAAGGACTTTATCACTATTTAAGTCAAAAGTGCCCCGAAAAGTGAATTGATATATCCTTGATTGTTTTCGtagatttgataatctCTCGAGGATTCGAAATTGATTAATCCGGCGGAACGTGTTTTGATAGAAGAATCTTTATACGTATTTACTAACAAATCTAATAAGTAATTACAATTATGTATTTAAATTACAATGAAGGATAATAGACAAGGGAGTGGCCATGTCTAATTTCCTAGTTCGTTATAccaaaattcatttaaaaggAAGTGTCTTAGAAAGTGTCTTCCTCTTCTCCTTGGTTAGGTGTGAACTCATGATCACCAGTCGTTGTTGCCGCTGTGGATACTACTAAAGGGGAACTTGTATATACTTGATCAAACTCTGAGAAGTCAATTGGGTTAGCGTCCCCTGTGATTTCCCTGtacttttcaataattttatcttccAGCTCCAGCGAGTCTTGATAAACCAATGAATCCTCTGTATTATAAACTCTAGCATTTGCAAACACCAAATGGAAATCTTCGAGAACTTCTTTAACCGAGGTGAACGCCAATGTTTCAATATGATTATTGATATCTTCCAATGCCACCGGGTATTTAAttaacaaataataatctGGATAGACACTTCGTGGTGGCTTGATTAAAAAGATGTCCGATAATTTCCTTCCTGACACGTTGGTATACTCAAGTACGTAGTTATACAGGAGCCTTACCTTCTCAGaaatcttttctctttcttcgaCAGGAACCGTATTAGATGGTATCCTCAGGTATTGCAATCCATTCTTTGTTTTTGGAGGACGACCACGACCTCTGCCACGTCCTCGTATGCGTCCACGAGCTTTCCCACGCCCTCTACCCCTTGTAGAGGTTCTAGCAGATTTGATAGACGTTTTTCCCGAAGTTGTAGAAGTGTGAGTATTGTTGGGTTCAATCTCAGGTGATGGAGATGTTGTTTGGATTGCTTCGTTTTGCAGTTCGTCTCTG
Coding sequences within it:
- the MRE11 gene encoding MRX complex nuclease subunit (similar to Saccharomyces cerevisiae MRE11 (YMR224C); ancestral locus Anc_8.744), producing the protein MELPDEDTIRILITTDNHVGYNENDPITGDDSWKTFHEIMMIAKDSNVDMVLQAGDLFHVNKPSKKSLYQVMKSLRLACMGDKPCELELLSDPSQVLHYNEFSSVNYEDPNFNISIPVFAISGNHDDASGDSLLYPMDLLHVCGLVNHFGKVLESDKINIKPLLFQKGNTKLALYGLASVRDERLFRTFKEGGISFDVPTMREDEWFNLMCVHQNHTGHTNTAFLPEQFLPDFLDLVVWGHEHECIPFLAHNPNKKFDVLQPGSSVATSLSQAEAQEKSVFILEIRYGVQPKLIPIPLNTVRTFKMKTISLQETEYLRPHDKESISKFLVQQVEEMINEANEEIKTKIAKLGLPNTSMETDGLTELPLPLIRLRVDYSAPENGHSIVDYQVENPRRFSNRFVGQVANSNNVVQFFKKKKITKRTGGKKSSSDDADLRHVLQNGNDELEIQDLVNNMLTKMQLSLLPEVGMHEAIKKFVNKDEKAALKEFIDHEIGEEVDILASNKDFLQSENPEDIKSLIREVKKANSYQTSLETDDLSAQHVYDNTAKTQPHDDNKVVSEPELSDEEVIPSFNKGNNTEPTRTIHKARKNISQSTRKEKRRPMSESIVVSSEEDLDDLNNDAFNNFNANDEDDIITISGDDDKEDYISANRNVAGSTSTRKSATRRGRGNSSTGRKPRSRSSTSATTKTPKTDVLSALIARKRK
- the KAFR0B03330 gene encoding rhodanese-like domain-containing protein (similar to Saccharomyces cerevisiae YOR285W; ancestral locus Anc_8.746), whose amino-acid sequence is MKRFINVPGELEEQTEIHHYDFNDMRDIVKEHNPDRVLVDVRETSEFEEVRIPGSINVPYWTHPEAFTLDADTFQKEFHIQKPEFDKELIFFCGSGKRSAYAQQVAKENGYQHTSLYPGSMKDWISHGGAED
- the KAFR0B03340 gene encoding uncharacterized protein (similar to Saccharomyces cerevisiae YOR286W; ancestral locus Anc_8.747), which encodes MFRIIALNTVKEGAFRPLLQPLRGFSFTSIALAAKIYKFEDVKKLVQNPTATRKLIDVREENEFNEFSIPTSINIPIKKTPGALGLSTTEFEDLFKFAKPNQQNDELIFFCSNGKRAEAAEELARSYGYKNTAVYPGSVTEWVYKNGKST
- the MRPL44 gene encoding mitochondrial 54S ribosomal protein mL53 (similar to Saccharomyces cerevisiae MRPL44 (YMR225C); ancestral locus Anc_8.749), which translates into the protein MITKYFNKVLVRFNPFGKEAKTSRLFLASIPPSQRLTGTKIQSEILNEGTDKEPLIRVIFKDKKEIEVNPSNLSFQELANAFESHSNKLRLRELIERQ
- the ORA1 gene encoding oxidoreductase (similar to Saccharomyces cerevisiae YMR226C; ancestral locus Anc_8.752); the encoded protein is MSQGRRAADRLAGKVVLITGASAGIGEATAWEYLFASNGQAKLILTARRLEKLAAIKEEMKKEYPNVKIHVAKLDVSNTEEIKSLLQCLPTEFKSIDILVNNAGKALGSEKVGDIAIEDIKGMMDTNVIGLINVTQAVLPILKEKNSGDIVNIGSVAGRDAYPTGSIYCASKFAVRAFTESLRKELLDTGIRVILIAPGLVETEFSLVRYKGDEKRANSVYEGITALEAEDVAELIVFSTSRKPNTVIADTLIFPTCQGSAFHVHRS